In Candidatus Desulforudis audaxviator MP104C, a genomic segment contains:
- the ispD gene encoding 2-C-methyl-D-erythritol 4-phosphate cytidylyltransferase, whose product MADTLAIVVAAGRSSRMGEGPKKQYRLLAGRPVLGRTLEVFEHAPAVDGVVLVVAPGEEDWCREEIVTRFGFTKVVAVVPGGEVRRDSVWAGLQALPPCALVLVHDGVRPFVTARQIAAVAEAARECGAATLAVPPKDTVKLGGPPGAPVSTLPRENLWLVQTPQAFRFDVLIKAHHLARERGLAATDDTSLAEAAGYDVRMVPGAYTNIKITTPEDLAFAEALLGGGPVLVGFGYDVHRLVDDRKLILGGVEVPHDRGLLGHSDADVLVHAVMDALLGAAGAGDIGRWFPDDDPTYRGISSMDLLVRVAAFLRERGLETSNLDAVVVAEAPRLSPFISRMRDNLASVLGVSPAAVNVKATTTEGLGFTGSGAGIAAYAVAALRRIVLPGDRVL is encoded by the coding sequence TTGGCTGATACGCTGGCTATTGTGGTGGCGGCCGGCCGGAGCAGTCGGATGGGAGAAGGCCCCAAGAAGCAATACCGGCTGCTTGCCGGCCGCCCGGTTTTGGGCCGCACCCTGGAAGTCTTTGAACACGCGCCCGCCGTTGACGGAGTGGTCCTGGTCGTCGCTCCCGGTGAGGAGGACTGGTGCCGCGAGGAGATCGTGACGCGGTTCGGTTTCACCAAGGTGGTGGCGGTGGTTCCGGGCGGGGAGGTGCGCCGGGATTCGGTGTGGGCGGGGTTACAGGCCCTGCCGCCGTGTGCGCTGGTCCTGGTGCACGACGGGGTGCGGCCCTTCGTCACGGCCCGGCAAATCGCCGCGGTGGCCGAAGCAGCCCGCGAATGCGGGGCGGCCACGCTGGCGGTGCCGCCCAAGGACACCGTGAAACTGGGCGGGCCGCCGGGTGCGCCGGTTTCCACCCTGCCCCGGGAAAACCTGTGGCTCGTGCAGACCCCCCAGGCTTTCCGGTTCGACGTGCTGATCAAAGCGCACCACCTGGCCCGGGAGCGGGGTCTCGCGGCCACCGACGACACGTCCCTGGCGGAGGCCGCCGGCTACGACGTCCGGATGGTGCCGGGCGCCTACACAAACATCAAAATCACAACCCCCGAGGATTTGGCCTTTGCCGAGGCGCTGCTGGGAGGTGGACCGGTGCTGGTCGGGTTCGGGTACGACGTCCACCGGTTGGTTGACGACCGAAAGCTGATCCTGGGCGGAGTGGAGGTGCCCCACGACCGGGGCCTCTTGGGGCATTCGGACGCGGACGTGCTGGTGCACGCGGTGATGGATGCGCTGCTGGGGGCGGCCGGCGCGGGGGATATCGGCCGGTGGTTTCCGGATGACGATCCGACCTACCGCGGTATCTCCAGTATGGATCTCCTGGTCCGGGTGGCGGCGTTTCTGCGGGAACGCGGCCTGGAAACGTCGAACCTGGACGCCGTGGTGGTGGCCGAGGCGCCGCGCCTGTCACCGTTCATCTCCCGGATGCGGGACAACCTGGCAAGCGTGCTGGGCGTCTCTCCCGCCGCGGTCAACGTCAAGGCCACCACCACGGAGGGGCTCGGCTTCACCGGTTCGGGCGCGGGTATCGCCGCCTACGCCGTGGCCGCCCTGCGGCGAATTGTTTTGCCCGGCGACCGGGTGTTATAA
- the cysE gene encoding serine O-acetyltransferase, which produces MFRTLRQDVRAVFERDPAAKNLVEVLTCYPGLHAICMHRIAHALYRRRLFTLARLISHFSRFLTGIEIHPGARIGEGFFIDHGSGVVIGETAEIGRNVTLYQGVTLGGTGKEKGKRHPTIGDNVVISAGAKVLGSFEIGANSRIGAGSVVLKPVPPNCTVVGVPGKIVRRDGQRVDGIDLRHDQLPDPVAEALAAMQERIMHLEAKVRRLEGEPQAGGEADLANLQHPDRAQRDVLSP; this is translated from the coding sequence GTGTTCCGGACGCTGCGTCAGGACGTGCGGGCGGTCTTTGAACGCGACCCCGCCGCCAAAAATCTGGTCGAAGTGCTCACCTGCTACCCGGGACTGCATGCGATCTGCATGCACCGTATCGCCCACGCCCTCTACCGGCGGCGTCTCTTCACCCTGGCCCGGCTGATCTCCCACTTCTCCCGGTTTCTAACCGGCATCGAGATCCACCCGGGAGCCCGGATCGGGGAAGGGTTCTTCATCGACCACGGCTCTGGCGTGGTGATCGGCGAAACCGCCGAGATCGGCCGGAACGTGACCCTGTACCAGGGGGTCACCTTGGGCGGCACGGGCAAGGAAAAGGGTAAGCGTCACCCCACCATCGGGGACAACGTGGTGATCAGTGCCGGCGCTAAGGTCTTGGGATCGTTTGAAATCGGGGCCAACTCCAGGATCGGGGCCGGATCGGTGGTCTTGAAACCAGTGCCTCCCAACTGCACCGTGGTGGGGGTGCCGGGGAAGATCGTGCGGCGCGACGGGCAGCGGGTTGACGGCATCGACCTGCGGCACGACCAGTTGCCCGACCCGGTGGCGGAAGCCCTGGCCGCGATGCAGGAGCGGATTATGCATTTGGAGGCCAAAGTCCGCCGGCTGGAAGGCGAACCACAGGCGGGAGGGGAAGCGGATCTTGCAAATCTTCAACACCCTGACCGGGCGCAAAGAGACGTTTTGTCCCCGTGA
- the cysS gene encoding cysteine--tRNA ligase — MQIFNTLTGRKETFCPRDPGRVSIYVCGPTTYNFIHLGNARALVVFDTIRRYFLYKGYRVLYIQNFTDVDDKIINRSREEGIDPQTLAAKYVDEYFVDADALNVRRADVHPKVSDHIPEIIALITMIIDRGLAYVAGGDVYFAVRKFGGYGRLSKRSLDDLLAGARVEVGEQKRDPLDFALWKAAKPGEPWWESPWGRGRPGWHIECSAMALKYLGTGFDIHGGGADLIFPHHENEIAQSEGATGEPFARYWIHNGFITIREEKMSKSLGNVFLVRELTRLYPPEALRLFLLSNHYRNPLDYDPEAMEASVRAVNRLKTCLGLLRESLDRPAPDGDGGGGNRLEAVLEVLQGRFEAAMDDDFNTALAQAVMFDLTHEVNTYLHQNDRPSRGALQKALDLFDAFNRVLGIFPEHKGRIVLEAGAVSGDLSQGLLDLLIALRQDARRNKDFATADRIRDGLRALGILLEDTPQGVRWKKT, encoded by the coding sequence TTGCAAATCTTCAACACCCTGACCGGGCGCAAAGAGACGTTTTGTCCCCGTGATCCGGGGCGGGTGAGCATCTACGTTTGCGGGCCCACCACCTACAACTTCATTCACCTGGGAAACGCCCGGGCGCTGGTGGTGTTCGACACCATCCGCCGCTACTTTTTGTATAAGGGTTACCGGGTGCTTTACATCCAGAATTTCACCGACGTGGACGATAAAATCATCAACCGGTCCCGGGAAGAGGGGATAGACCCGCAAACCCTGGCCGCAAAATACGTGGACGAGTACTTCGTCGACGCCGACGCCCTCAACGTGCGGCGCGCGGACGTGCACCCGAAGGTCTCGGACCACATCCCCGAGATCATCGCCCTGATCACGATGATTATCGACCGGGGGCTGGCCTACGTAGCCGGCGGGGACGTCTACTTCGCGGTCCGTAAGTTCGGCGGTTACGGCCGGCTCTCCAAGCGTTCCCTGGACGACCTGCTGGCCGGGGCCCGGGTCGAGGTCGGCGAGCAGAAGCGGGATCCCCTCGATTTCGCCCTGTGGAAGGCGGCCAAACCGGGGGAGCCCTGGTGGGAAAGCCCCTGGGGCCGGGGGCGGCCGGGCTGGCACATCGAGTGCTCGGCGATGGCCTTGAAATACCTGGGGACAGGTTTTGACATCCACGGCGGCGGGGCGGACCTGATCTTTCCCCACCACGAAAACGAAATTGCCCAGTCGGAGGGCGCCACCGGCGAGCCTTTCGCCCGTTACTGGATCCACAACGGTTTCATTACCATCCGGGAAGAGAAAATGTCCAAGTCGCTGGGCAACGTCTTCCTGGTGCGCGAACTGACCCGGCTCTACCCGCCCGAGGCGCTGCGGCTCTTCCTCTTGTCCAATCACTACCGCAATCCGCTCGACTACGACCCCGAGGCCATGGAGGCGAGCGTCCGCGCCGTCAACCGTTTGAAGACGTGCCTCGGCCTGCTGCGCGAGTCTTTGGACCGGCCGGCCCCGGACGGAGACGGAGGGGGGGGAAACCGGCTGGAGGCGGTTCTGGAGGTACTCCAGGGGCGGTTTGAGGCGGCGATGGATGACGATTTCAACACGGCACTGGCCCAGGCCGTAATGTTTGACCTGACCCACGAGGTGAACACCTACCTGCACCAGAACGACCGGCCCAGCCGGGGGGCCCTGCAAAAGGCCCTGGACCTGTTTGACGCGTTCAACCGCGTACTGGGCATTTTCCCGGAGCACAAGGGGCGGATCGTGCTCGAAGCCGGGGCGGTGAGCGGCGACCTGTCCCAGGGGCTGCTCGACCTTTTGATCGCGCTCCGCCAGGACGCCCGCCGCAACAAGGACTTCGCCACGGCCGACCGGATCAGGGACGGGCTCCGGGCGCTGGGCATCTTACTTGAGGACACCCCGCAGGGCGTACGCTGGAAGAAGACGTAA
- the thyX gene encoding FAD-dependent thymidylate synthase — protein sequence MRVVLLAHTEGPEALAALAGRRCYSSLDNNDLVATEAGRDPGELIRKLVGMGHVTVIEHASYTFAVEGVSRSLLAQITRHRLASFSVQSQRYVGETAAKNPDGVFDYVIPPRIAALGNGAREEFARQMRTIQEWYDHWARELGGGRDAFEDARFVLPNAAETKFVFTMNARELLHFFTLRCCERAQWEIRELADRMLDLVKPTAPTIFAKAGPACLRGPCPEGKLNCGKLKEVRKKYRGGGSKCS from the coding sequence TTGCGGGTTGTATTGCTGGCGCACACCGAAGGGCCCGAGGCGCTGGCCGCCCTGGCCGGGCGCCGGTGCTACTCCAGCCTGGACAATAACGATCTGGTCGCCACCGAAGCCGGGCGTGATCCGGGGGAACTGATCCGGAAGCTGGTGGGCATGGGGCACGTCACCGTCATCGAACACGCCTCATACACCTTTGCGGTCGAGGGCGTTTCCCGGAGCCTTCTGGCCCAGATCACCAGACACCGCCTGGCTTCATTCAGCGTGCAGTCCCAGCGGTACGTGGGCGAGACGGCGGCCAAGAACCCCGACGGGGTATTCGATTACGTGATCCCGCCGCGGATCGCCGCCCTGGGAAACGGGGCCCGGGAGGAATTCGCGCGCCAGATGCGCACGATCCAGGAGTGGTACGACCACTGGGCACGGGAACTCGGGGGTGGGCGGGACGCCTTTGAGGATGCCCGCTTCGTCCTGCCGAACGCCGCCGAAACGAAGTTCGTGTTCACCATGAACGCCCGGGAGCTCTTGCACTTCTTCACCCTGCGCTGCTGCGAGCGGGCCCAGTGGGAGATCCGGGAGTTGGCCGACCGGATGCTGGATTTGGTGAAGCCCACCGCGCCGACCATCTTCGCCAAGGCCGGGCCGGCGTGCCTGCGCGGGCCCTGCCCGGAAGGGAAACTGAACTGCGGGAAGCTGAAGGAGGTCCGCAAGAAATACCGCGGGGGCGGATCAAAATGCTCTTGA
- the rlmB gene encoding 23S rRNA (guanosine(2251)-2'-O)-methyltransferase RlmB: MRDSRDSEKQTVIYGRNPVREALRGGRTLHKILVVRGADPRLFRELRELARPGRIPVQVVERPLLDRLTDGGAHQGVAATVSVKDFATVEELLGTENPLIVVLNAIQDPRNLGAILRTAEAAGVDGAVVPSRRAAPLTPAAAKTAAGAVEYLPVARVTNIALTLREFKQKGLWVVGADPDGPVSYWDADLGGPLALVIGGEAGGLGRAVRAECDSLVRIPMSGRVGSLNASVAAALLIYEAVRQRRAGGSL; the protein is encoded by the coding sequence GTGCGCGACTCGCGTGACTCCGAAAAACAGACGGTCATCTACGGCCGGAACCCGGTCCGGGAGGCCTTGCGGGGTGGGCGGACCCTGCACAAGATCCTGGTGGTCCGGGGAGCCGACCCCCGACTGTTCCGGGAACTGCGGGAGCTGGCGCGGCCGGGGCGGATTCCGGTGCAAGTCGTGGAACGTCCGCTGCTGGACCGGCTGACCGATGGCGGTGCCCACCAGGGTGTGGCCGCGACGGTTTCCGTCAAGGACTTCGCGACGGTCGAAGAACTGCTGGGAACGGAGAACCCGCTCATTGTGGTCCTGAACGCAATTCAGGATCCGCGCAACCTGGGGGCGATCCTCCGCACCGCCGAGGCGGCCGGCGTGGATGGTGCCGTGGTCCCGTCGCGGCGGGCGGCCCCACTCACCCCTGCGGCGGCCAAGACCGCGGCGGGAGCGGTGGAGTATCTTCCGGTGGCCCGAGTCACCAACATCGCCCTCACCCTCCGTGAGTTTAAACAGAAGGGCTTGTGGGTGGTCGGGGCCGATCCGGATGGTCCGGTTTCGTATTGGGACGCGGACCTGGGAGGACCGCTGGCCCTAGTGATCGGGGGCGAAGCGGGGGGCCTGGGCCGGGCGGTGCGGGCGGAGTGCGACTCCCTGGTCCGAATTCCGATGTCGGGCCGCGTAGGGTCCCTCAACGCTTCAGTGGCGGCCGCCCTGCTGATTTACGAGGCCGTCCGCCAGAGGAGGGCCGGCGGGTCATTATGA
- a CDS encoding NYN domain-containing protein codes for MKEHLVVDGYNVIFNSPELKDLNDLEHARARLIDTLINFAALAGQQVTVVFDAHSVPGGVAHTERYGPVEVIYTSEGETADTVIERMIGRLSGRSASVFVVTADYVEQRQVLGLGAYRVPPGEFWEKVRRLTRESIVYHRDKPADGYLENRLEERTRAALEAWRRKKP; via the coding sequence ATGAAGGAACACCTAGTGGTGGACGGCTACAACGTGATCTTCAACTCCCCGGAGCTTAAAGACCTGAACGACCTGGAGCACGCACGCGCCCGTCTGATCGACACCCTGATCAATTTTGCAGCGTTGGCTGGTCAACAGGTGACCGTGGTGTTCGACGCCCACTCTGTTCCGGGAGGAGTGGCGCACACCGAGAGGTACGGGCCGGTGGAGGTGATCTATACGTCCGAAGGGGAGACGGCCGATACGGTAATCGAGCGCATGATCGGAAGACTGTCCGGGCGGTCGGCGTCGGTGTTCGTGGTTACCGCCGATTATGTCGAACAGCGGCAGGTCCTGGGCCTGGGGGCCTACCGGGTGCCGCCGGGGGAATTCTGGGAAAAAGTGCGACGGTTGACGCGGGAATCGATTGTCTACCACCGGGATAAACCGGCCGACGGCTATTTGGAAAACCGTCTGGAAGAACGAACCAGGGCGGCGCTGGAGGCGTGGCGCCGCAAAAAGCCATAA
- the sigH gene encoding RNA polymerase sporulation sigma factor SigH has translation MSLNPQFETAQFQIYHALEDEKIVEHAREGDSEALEFLINKYRHFVRAKARSYFLIGADREDIIQEGMIGLYKAIRDFRLDKLSSFRAFAELCITRQIITAIKTATRQKHIPLNSYVSLNKPIYDEDSDRTLLDVISGSKITDPEELVISREEFDDIEEKIGELLSSLEWKVLMSYLEGKSYQEIAEDLDRHVKSIDNALQRVKRKLEKYLERREI, from the coding sequence TTGAGCCTCAACCCCCAATTCGAGACTGCCCAGTTCCAGATCTATCACGCCCTAGAAGACGAGAAGATAGTTGAACATGCCCGGGAAGGCGACAGTGAAGCCCTGGAATTCCTCATCAACAAGTACCGCCATTTTGTGCGCGCCAAGGCCCGGTCCTATTTCCTGATCGGGGCCGACCGGGAGGACATCATCCAGGAGGGTATGATTGGCCTTTACAAGGCTATCCGCGACTTCCGCCTGGACAAACTCTCCTCGTTCCGGGCGTTTGCCGAACTGTGTATCACCAGGCAGATCATTACGGCGATCAAAACGGCGACCAGGCAAAAACACATCCCCCTCAATTCTTACGTATCCCTGAACAAACCCATCTACGACGAAGACTCGGACCGCACCCTCCTGGACGTCATCTCCGGTTCCAAAATCACCGATCCCGAAGAACTTGTCATCAGCCGCGAAGAGTTTGACGATATCGAGGAGAAAATCGGCGAACTGCTTAGTTCGTTGGAATGGAAGGTGCTCATGTCCTACCTGGAGGGCAAGTCCTACCAAGAGATCGCCGAGGATCTGGACCGGCACGTAAAATCGATCGATAACGCCCTGCAGCGGGTAAAGCGCAAACTGGAGAAATACCTGGAAAGGCGCGAAATTTAG
- a CDS encoding MBL fold metallo-hydrolase, whose translation MCSNLFHIYRSVSGNEDYLCKVMVFVADRPGSLAALASIFASHNVNITSFHYNRSEHPNRVLVEGKSNDLQSLQNVCRELNEQGMLDEESHASALELGVLDTQNILKLKWHLQHRPGSLAAFAALLRNHGANVIYMAYNEAVSEVTATVSLATRSAREIDELLKDLNEHGYYYSLEYQGTEQEETENVIGLNLVERFFFRLKRLLGTEDIDRLKKVVESSQRMSEALARFNREAGKNLEAGKVFTNVLAFASTSLCRTGPGFSYRRLPALPLGSIVFHAFRLPTGGNIYMLQSDEEVVMVDGGYGVYYEDVKRMLRENGLDPARIRRIYLSHADADHAGLSGYFASEFGSRVFLHPDACGILENENRAWGSGSPLAGLNHYFTVLVNTFTKSAAPSAWEAYGTGDLGRLNGLRVIDTFTVGGQTFKVLESMGGHIPGQVFFIGVESGLIFTGDYLMLLVSLGPEEREFLNLPKFMMTSTNTNSLLFRQEMQALKEIVLGLDAELYERNRGAIVAPGHGDYYPARWLNR comes from the coding sequence ATGTGCAGCAACCTGTTCCATATTTACCGCTCCGTGTCCGGTAACGAAGATTACTTATGCAAAGTGATGGTCTTTGTGGCCGACCGACCTGGTTCATTGGCGGCGCTGGCTAGCATTTTCGCCAGCCACAACGTCAATATCACCTCTTTTCACTATAACCGGTCGGAGCATCCCAACCGGGTGCTTGTCGAGGGAAAAAGTAACGACCTCCAGTCCTTACAGAATGTTTGCCGGGAACTGAACGAGCAAGGGATGCTCGACGAAGAATCCCATGCGTCGGCCCTTGAACTTGGCGTGCTCGATACCCAGAACATTCTCAAATTGAAGTGGCATCTCCAGCACCGGCCGGGTTCGTTGGCAGCATTCGCCGCCCTGCTCCGGAACCACGGGGCCAATGTCATTTATATGGCATATAACGAGGCCGTTTCCGAGGTGACAGCTACAGTTTCCCTCGCTACCCGGAGTGCTCGGGAGATAGATGAGCTCCTGAAAGACCTCAATGAACACGGGTATTATTACAGCCTAGAGTACCAGGGCACGGAGCAGGAAGAAACAGAAAACGTCATCGGCCTCAATCTCGTAGAGCGGTTTTTTTTCAGGCTGAAGCGGCTCCTGGGGACGGAGGACATCGATCGCCTGAAGAAGGTCGTAGAGTCGTCCCAGCGCATGTCCGAGGCGCTGGCCAGGTTTAACAGGGAGGCGGGCAAGAATCTCGAAGCCGGTAAGGTTTTCACTAATGTGCTGGCCTTCGCTTCAACATCCCTGTGCAGGACCGGTCCCGGTTTTTCCTACCGGCGGCTCCCGGCGCTTCCCCTTGGAAGTATCGTCTTCCACGCCTTTCGTCTTCCGACCGGAGGGAACATCTACATGCTGCAAAGTGACGAAGAAGTGGTCATGGTAGACGGCGGGTACGGGGTTTACTACGAAGACGTAAAGCGGATGTTGCGGGAGAACGGGTTGGACCCCGCGCGTATACGTCGCATCTACCTTAGTCACGCCGATGCGGATCACGCGGGCTTGAGCGGTTATTTCGCTTCCGAGTTCGGTAGCCGTGTCTTCCTCCACCCCGATGCCTGCGGCATACTGGAAAACGAAAACCGGGCGTGGGGGAGTGGTTCGCCGCTCGCCGGGTTGAACCACTACTTCACGGTGCTGGTTAATACCTTTACGAAGTCTGCTGCGCCGTCCGCGTGGGAAGCGTACGGCACCGGCGACCTCGGTCGCTTGAACGGTCTCCGGGTTATCGACACTTTCACAGTGGGCGGCCAGACCTTTAAAGTACTGGAAAGCATGGGCGGCCATATTCCCGGCCAGGTTTTCTTTATCGGTGTTGAATCGGGGCTCATTTTCACGGGTGACTACCTCATGCTCCTTGTGAGCCTGGGGCCAGAGGAACGGGAATTTCTTAACCTGCCGAAGTTTATGATGACAAGCACTAACACCAACTCCCTTCTTTTCCGCCAGGAAATGCAGGCCCTGAAGGAGATCGTGCTTGGCCTTGATGCCGAGTTGTACGAACGAAACCGCGGGGCGATTGTTGCGCCGGGCCACGGCGATTACTACCCGGCCAGGTGGTTAAACCGGTAG
- a CDS encoding AbrB/MazE/SpoVT family DNA-binding domain-containing protein: MDQCHKKITIPVTVRRKLDLQPGDELTFDVNPEGEVMVRAFKRKRLTELYASLPATSTLAV, encoded by the coding sequence GTGGATCAATGTCACAAGAAGATAACCATACCGGTAACCGTTCGACGTAAGCTTGATCTACAGCCGGGTGACGAGTTGACATTCGATGTAAACCCCGAAGGCGAAGTTATGGTAAGGGCCTTCAAGCGCAAGCGCCTGACGGAGCTATATGCCTCTTTACCGGCGACAAGTACCTTAGCTGTATAA
- a CDS encoding CPBP family intramembrane glutamic endopeptidase: MNKNAKKPLLFIGLTFLVNWVLAGLFFAFGGEIGGVEGRGMLIIYMFLPMVVAIIVQKFIYREHLKKPLGISFKLNRWFLVAWLLPPVIAFAAFGVSLLFPGVEYSPEMTGMAERLQQSVLTTPEQFIQMQSQFAAFPVHPIWIFLLIWLVAGLTINALFGFGEELGWRGLLQREFGYMSFWKSSAIIGFIWGIWHAPIVLLGYNYPNYPVVGIFMMTILTLLLSPIFSYIRLKAKSVIAASVIHGSFNATAGLSFVMLKGGSELTVGVLGLAGFIVLLIANFCIFFFDKSVRRRPVDAIMEDIK; this comes from the coding sequence ATGAATAAAAATGCCAAAAAACCTTTATTATTTATAGGGCTAACCTTTCTGGTCAACTGGGTACTGGCAGGATTGTTTTTTGCTTTTGGCGGTGAAATTGGTGGTGTTGAAGGACGTGGAATGTTAATTATCTATATGTTCCTTCCAATGGTCGTGGCGATTATTGTTCAAAAGTTTATTTATAGAGAACATCTCAAAAAACCATTGGGGATCTCTTTTAAGTTAAATCGGTGGTTTTTGGTGGCATGGCTACTTCCACCCGTCATTGCCTTTGCTGCATTTGGAGTAAGTTTACTTTTTCCGGGAGTTGAATATTCTCCAGAAATGACAGGAATGGCTGAGAGACTGCAACAATCTGTCTTAACGACACCAGAACAGTTTATTCAGATGCAAAGCCAGTTTGCCGCTTTTCCAGTTCATCCAATTTGGATTTTCCTGTTGATCTGGCTTGTTGCAGGACTAACCATTAATGCTCTTTTTGGTTTTGGCGAGGAATTAGGCTGGAGAGGACTTCTTCAAAGAGAGTTTGGTTACATGAGCTTCTGGAAATCGTCAGCGATTATTGGCTTTATCTGGGGAATATGGCATGCTCCTATTGTTCTTCTAGGATATAATTATCCTAATTATCCAGTAGTTGGGATATTTATGATGACAATTTTAACTCTGCTGCTATCTCCAATTTTCAGTTATATTAGACTTAAAGCAAAATCTGTCATTGCCGCCTCTGTAATTCATGGTTCATTTAACGCTACTGCTGGACTCTCTTTTGTAATGCTTAAAGGCGGAAGTGAATTAACTGTAGGAGTGCTCGGTTTGGCTGGTTTCATTGTTCTTTTAATAGCGAACTTCTGTATATTCTTTTTCGACAAATCCGTTAGAAGAAGACCTGTAGATGCTATCATGGAGGACATTAAATGA